A window of Amycolatopsis australiensis contains these coding sequences:
- a CDS encoding TetR/AcrR family transcriptional regulator has protein sequence MAGRRRWSGEEILDTAAELLRTSDAESFSVRKLAAALGTDSSSLYRHFRTKTELLRAVADRVLAAAMDGYRPEGDWKQRITATALRLRAAFGEHPQLAVVWGRYASGGTGARLVMEEMLQALRAAGLPDAEIPRRYHRIVVLLAALISSDAGIGTLTAEEYEQGVEQFRVAVLGADPDRFPALAHFAREVRPLGADRRAAFEEILAAHLARLEAAIP, from the coding sequence ATGGCGGGCCGAAGGCGCTGGTCGGGCGAGGAGATCCTGGACACGGCGGCCGAGCTGCTGCGCACGAGCGACGCCGAGTCCTTCAGCGTGCGCAAGCTCGCCGCGGCGCTCGGGACCGACTCGTCCAGCCTCTACCGGCACTTCCGCACCAAGACGGAGCTGCTGCGCGCGGTCGCCGACCGGGTGCTGGCGGCCGCGATGGACGGCTACCGGCCCGAGGGTGACTGGAAGCAGCGCATCACGGCGACCGCGCTGCGCCTGCGCGCCGCGTTCGGCGAGCACCCGCAGCTCGCCGTGGTCTGGGGACGCTACGCCTCCGGCGGCACAGGCGCCCGGCTGGTCATGGAGGAGATGCTGCAGGCCCTGCGCGCCGCCGGCCTGCCCGACGCGGAGATTCCGCGTCGATACCACCGGATCGTGGTTCTCCTGGCCGCGCTGATCAGCTCCGACGCGGGCATCGGCACCCTCACCGCCGAGGAATACGAACAGGGCGTGGAGCAGTTCCGGGTCGCGGTGCTGGGTGCCGACCCGGACCGGTTCCCCGCCCTGGCGCACTTCGCCCGCGAGGTCCGTCCCCTCGGGGCCGACCGCCGCGCCGCGTTCGAGGAGATCCTCGCCGCCCACCTGGCGCGGCTCGAGGCCGCGATTCCGTGA
- a CDS encoding cyclase family protein, translated as MSTSLLGALEAARIVDLAQPLREGMPCSPTHPGFHLALTRRHGDTARPDGMTGSHELLVLGGHVGTHMDALAHVAVDGRFHGGTPVTVRDGRYASHGIDEVAPMVCRGVLIDVPARRGVDRLPPGDPVTTADLRDADVRPGDVVLIRTGWAQLWHDRDAYVGTDSGVPGLAADGARQLAAAGVRAVGADTIALEHIPAGAGLARLPVHRILLQDNGINLIEVMNLEPLARTGATEFVFVGAPLPVVGATGAPIRPLALVEPRV; from the coding sequence GTGAGCACTTCCCTGCTCGGCGCGCTCGAAGCCGCCCGGATCGTCGACCTCGCCCAGCCGCTGCGGGAAGGCATGCCCTGCTCACCCACGCACCCCGGGTTCCACCTGGCCCTGACCCGCCGCCACGGCGACACGGCCAGGCCGGACGGGATGACCGGGTCGCACGAGCTGCTCGTGCTCGGCGGGCACGTCGGCACCCACATGGACGCACTGGCGCACGTCGCGGTGGACGGCCGCTTCCACGGCGGGACGCCGGTCACCGTGCGGGACGGCCGCTACGCCAGCCACGGGATCGACGAGGTGGCGCCCATGGTCTGCCGGGGCGTGCTGATCGACGTCCCCGCGCGACGCGGCGTCGACCGCCTGCCGCCGGGCGACCCCGTCACCACCGCCGACCTGCGGGACGCCGACGTGCGCCCGGGCGACGTCGTGCTGATCCGGACCGGGTGGGCCCAGCTGTGGCACGACCGCGACGCCTACGTGGGTACCGACAGCGGCGTGCCGGGCCTGGCCGCCGACGGCGCCCGGCAGCTGGCCGCGGCGGGTGTCCGCGCGGTCGGCGCCGACACGATCGCCTTGGAGCACATTCCCGCCGGGGCCGGCCTGGCCCGCCTGCCCGTGCACCGGATTCTCCTGCAGGACAACGGCATCAACCTCATCGAGGTGATGAACCTCGAGCCACTGGCGCGGACGGGGGCCACGGAGTTCGTGTTCGTCGGCGCTCCCCTGCCCGTGGTCGGCGCCACCGGGGCACCCATCCGTCCGCTCGCGCTCGTCGAGCCCCGCGTGTAA
- a CDS encoding MFS transporter, translating into MTQTAQLRTSLSAKRAPQLVGTAVGHALEWYDWGIYAIFVPFFATQFFPQADQLSAVLSSLAVFAVGFVARPVGGFVFGRLADRIGRRTAMSATVATIAAASFAIGVSPTYTVIGAWASVILVAARVVQGLACGGELPSAQTYLSEIAPAGKRGFWSSLIYIASVFGNTVGVLLGVVLTLTLSSSAMHAFGWRIPFLLGGVFGLVAVYMRRKMPETEAFTRHGRERTRLWPELLRHRGEALRVVGLSVGFTVVYYSWVVAAPAYAISSLHVSSSGALWAGVASSVVLMAAMPFWGRLSDRIGRKPVLLVSALGSAAALYPVQWLVRDDAWQLFAGMVVAAVFISAGVAILPAVYAEMFPTGIRAVGLAVPYSIAVAAFGGTAPYLQTWIGAELGRSAYTGYVVLLLLVSGLVIARMPETRGKDLT; encoded by the coding sequence ATGACCCAGACAGCGCAGCTCCGCACGTCCCTGTCCGCCAAGCGCGCACCCCAGCTCGTCGGTACCGCGGTGGGCCATGCCCTGGAGTGGTACGACTGGGGCATCTACGCGATCTTCGTGCCGTTCTTCGCCACCCAGTTCTTCCCGCAGGCCGACCAGCTTTCGGCCGTGCTGTCGAGTCTCGCCGTCTTCGCGGTGGGGTTCGTCGCGCGCCCGGTCGGCGGGTTCGTGTTCGGCAGGCTGGCCGACCGCATCGGCCGCCGGACCGCGATGTCCGCGACCGTGGCGACCATCGCCGCGGCGAGCTTCGCCATCGGCGTCTCCCCGACCTACACCGTCATCGGCGCCTGGGCTTCGGTGATCCTCGTGGCAGCCCGCGTCGTGCAGGGACTCGCCTGCGGTGGCGAGCTGCCGTCGGCGCAGACCTACCTCTCGGAAATCGCTCCGGCGGGCAAGCGCGGCTTCTGGTCCAGCCTGATCTACATCGCCAGCGTCTTCGGCAACACCGTTGGCGTGCTGCTCGGCGTCGTCCTGACGCTCACGCTTTCGTCGAGCGCGATGCACGCGTTCGGGTGGCGGATCCCGTTCCTGCTCGGCGGCGTGTTCGGGTTGGTGGCCGTCTACATGCGACGGAAGATGCCCGAGACGGAGGCGTTCACCCGGCACGGCCGCGAGCGGACCCGGCTGTGGCCGGAGCTCCTCCGGCACCGCGGGGAAGCCCTGCGCGTCGTCGGCCTGTCCGTCGGGTTCACCGTCGTCTACTACTCGTGGGTCGTGGCCGCGCCCGCGTACGCCATCAGCTCCCTCCACGTGTCCTCGTCCGGGGCGCTGTGGGCCGGAGTGGCGTCGAGTGTCGTGCTGATGGCCGCGATGCCGTTCTGGGGCCGGCTTTCCGACCGGATCGGGCGCAAGCCCGTCCTGCTGGTTTCCGCGCTCGGCTCCGCGGCCGCGCTGTACCCGGTGCAGTGGCTCGTGCGGGACGACGCCTGGCAGCTGTTCGCGGGCATGGTGGTCGCCGCGGTGTTCATCTCCGCCGGGGTGGCGATCCTGCCCGCGGTGTACGCGGAGATGTTCCCGACCGGCATCCGGGCCGTCGGCCTGGCGGTCCCGTACTCCATCGCCGTGGCGGCCTTCGGCGGGACGGCGCCCTACCTGCAGACCTGGATCGGCGCGGAGCTGGGCCGCTCGGCCTACACCGGGTACGTGGTATTGCTGCTCCTCGTGTCCGGGCTGGTGATCGCCCGGATGCCGGAGACCCGCGGAAAGGACCTCACGTGA
- a CDS encoding M20 metallopeptidase family protein: MSLVADARELADDLVRLRRAMHQEPEIGLHLPRTQERVLRALDGLPLEITTGRDCTSVTAVLRGRGPGVVLLRADMDALPVQEETGLEFASRTAGAMHGCGHDLHTAMLVGAAHLLAARRDTLDGDVVFMFQPGEEGWEGARTMIREGVLDAAGRRPDAAYALHVFSTLGPAGRFSSRPGVMLAASATLRVTVRGEGGHGSTPHQAKDPVPVLAEMVTALQAAVTRRFDVFDPVVLTVGVLSAGTRSNVIPDTATFEATIRTFSPASGRRIREVALRLVSGIAQAHGVDVEADYAEGRPPTLNDPGETEFTRAVITETFGDDRYSTLADPFTGAEDFARVLAEVPGCFVALGALPPGTDPGKAPFNHSPRAVFDDSVLPGGAALFTELARRRLARPTRKGRE, encoded by the coding sequence ATGTCGCTGGTCGCGGACGCGCGGGAGCTGGCGGACGACCTCGTCCGCCTCCGGCGCGCGATGCACCAGGAGCCCGAGATCGGCCTGCACCTGCCCCGCACCCAGGAGCGCGTGCTGCGCGCGCTCGACGGGCTGCCGCTGGAGATCACCACCGGACGCGACTGCACTTCGGTGACCGCGGTGCTCCGGGGCCGGGGCCCCGGCGTGGTGCTCCTGCGCGCGGACATGGACGCGCTGCCCGTGCAGGAGGAGACCGGGCTCGAGTTCGCCTCCCGGACGGCCGGGGCGATGCACGGGTGCGGGCACGACCTGCACACCGCCATGCTCGTCGGCGCCGCCCACCTCCTCGCCGCGCGACGCGACACGCTCGACGGCGACGTGGTGTTCATGTTCCAGCCCGGCGAGGAAGGCTGGGAAGGCGCGCGGACGATGATCCGCGAAGGAGTGCTGGACGCGGCCGGCCGACGGCCCGACGCCGCCTACGCGCTGCACGTGTTCTCCACCCTCGGCCCGGCCGGCCGGTTTTCCAGCCGTCCTGGCGTCATGCTCGCGGCGTCCGCGACGCTGCGGGTCACCGTGCGGGGCGAGGGCGGCCACGGCTCGACGCCGCACCAGGCCAAGGATCCGGTTCCCGTCCTCGCGGAGATGGTCACCGCGCTGCAGGCCGCCGTCACCCGCCGGTTCGACGTGTTCGACCCCGTGGTGCTGACCGTCGGGGTGCTGAGCGCGGGCACGCGCAGCAACGTCATCCCGGACACCGCGACGTTCGAAGCCACCATCCGCACGTTTTCGCCCGCCTCGGGACGGCGGATCCGGGAAGTGGCTCTGCGCCTGGTGTCCGGCATCGCGCAGGCGCACGGCGTGGACGTCGAAGCGGACTACGCCGAGGGCCGCCCGCCCACGCTCAACGACCCCGGCGAGACCGAGTTCACCCGCGCGGTGATCACCGAAACGTTCGGTGACGACCGGTACTCGACGCTGGCCGACCCGTTCACCGGCGCCGAGGACTTCGCGCGGGTGCTGGCCGAGGTGCCGGGATGCTTCGTCGCGCTGGGCGCGCTGCCGCCCGGGACGGATCCGGGCAAGGCGCCCTTCAACCACAGTCCCCGCGCCGTCTTCGACGACTCCGTCCTGCCCGGCGGCGCCGCCCTGTTCACCGAGCTGGCCCGCCGCCGGCTCGCCCGCCCGACCCGGAAAGGCCGCGAATGA
- a CDS encoding Lrp/AsnC family transcriptional regulator — MHSGGVTEFDLELLHGLQIAPRVSWAEAARILGSTPTTLAARWARLRREGLAWVTAHRGGDQRRPVLALVEVDCLPGTRADVVRAICADRRAVTVEESTRGRDLLVTTLTHDLDGLTEFVLDDLLAVPGVARQRTSVITTLHRHGGDWRLGALDRWQEAAFEAAAKATRPVRGTAPPEDAGPLLDVLAADGRASAADCARATGRNPATVRRQLGRLLASGTLSFRCEVAQVVSGRPISSTWLVSVSPADQERTIAALATLSELRMCASITGDATIAFTVWTSSLADITRLERLIGERLPWLSVRDSGINLRTPKRMGWLLDPAGRATGEVVPPV; from the coding sequence GTGCATTCCGGCGGGGTGACGGAGTTCGATCTCGAGCTGTTGCACGGCCTGCAGATCGCGCCCCGCGTGAGCTGGGCCGAAGCGGCCCGGATCCTCGGCTCGACGCCCACGACGCTCGCCGCGCGCTGGGCCCGCCTGCGGCGCGAGGGACTGGCCTGGGTCACCGCGCACCGGGGTGGCGACCAGCGCCGTCCGGTGCTGGCGCTGGTCGAGGTCGACTGCCTGCCCGGCACGCGCGCCGACGTCGTCCGCGCGATCTGCGCCGACCGCCGGGCGGTCACGGTGGAGGAGTCGACGCGGGGCCGGGACCTGCTCGTCACGACCCTCACCCACGACCTCGACGGCCTGACGGAGTTCGTGCTCGACGACCTGCTGGCGGTGCCCGGGGTCGCGCGGCAGCGCACGTCCGTGATCACCACGCTGCACCGGCACGGCGGCGACTGGCGGCTGGGCGCGCTCGACCGGTGGCAGGAAGCGGCGTTCGAAGCGGCGGCGAAGGCGACGCGGCCGGTGCGCGGCACGGCACCGCCGGAGGACGCCGGCCCGCTGCTCGACGTGCTGGCGGCCGACGGCAGGGCGAGCGCGGCCGACTGCGCGCGGGCGACGGGACGCAACCCGGCCACGGTGCGCCGTCAGCTGGGCCGCCTGCTGGCGTCCGGGACGCTGTCGTTCCGCTGCGAGGTGGCGCAGGTGGTTTCCGGGCGTCCGATCAGCAGCACGTGGCTGGTGTCGGTGTCCCCGGCGGATCAGGAGCGCACGATCGCGGCGCTGGCAACGCTCTCGGAGCTGCGCATGTGCGCGTCGATCACCGGAGACGCCACGATCGCGTTCACGGTGTGGACGAGTTCGCTGGCGGACATCACCCGCCTGGAACGGCTCATCGGCGAGCGGCTGCCATGGCTTTCGGTCCGCGACAGCGGGATCAACCTGCGAACACCGAAACGCATGGGCTGGCTGCTGGACCCGGCTGGCCGGGCGACAGGGGAAGTGGTCCCGCCGGTGTGA
- a CDS encoding pentapeptide repeat-containing protein, whose protein sequence is MTDDFSAAPPSGGAARVVHLRQLTPVAMWTTAAVIAVLSAGAVVALWWPGTAGLNGAELVTARLEALKIGLSIGVGSGGVVALYLAWRRQHATEAALAHQQMVAADTKAHQERVAEDARADATARRITELYSMAVAQLGSEVVPVRLGGLYALERLAQDNETQRQTIVDMLCAYLRMPFPPPDTGQPEEAERAAQERQVRLTAQTVLARHLRPGPDPAGPPVTFWPDTDVDLAGAQLADFDFAGCRLRTGRFSGARFAGPATFAGAQFGGDALFAGTSFADAVRFDRVSFDGDAPFEKSEFLAPARFDGAQWARETRFEEARFAAGVRFGKAVFRGASLFTRTSVFGGAEFGGAAFADEAVFEEARFDGRTSFSEAKFAGKAEFGKAVFGGAATFAKAVFDGPGWFTHAGFGGADFGNVRFAGGGWFHDARFAGNASFDSTAFAGGVSFAGARFGGRASFHQAKFERPVENTFVLDDDGQPPLFERTVFGGSVTFDRATFLLRVDDLATAWARLDRFGKENEPVWPPGWTLRRAGDRPDGVDEGIWGHPG, encoded by the coding sequence ATGACGGACGACTTCTCCGCCGCGCCGCCGTCCGGGGGAGCGGCTCGGGTGGTGCACCTCCGGCAGCTCACTCCCGTCGCGATGTGGACGACCGCCGCCGTCATCGCCGTGCTCTCCGCCGGGGCCGTGGTTGCCTTGTGGTGGCCCGGGACCGCCGGGCTCAACGGTGCCGAGCTGGTCACCGCGCGGCTCGAGGCGCTGAAGATCGGGCTCAGCATCGGTGTCGGCAGCGGTGGCGTCGTCGCGCTCTACCTGGCATGGCGGCGCCAGCACGCCACCGAAGCGGCGCTCGCGCACCAGCAGATGGTGGCCGCCGACACCAAGGCCCACCAGGAACGCGTCGCCGAGGACGCGCGTGCCGACGCCACCGCCCGCCGGATCACCGAGCTGTACAGCATGGCTGTCGCACAGCTCGGGTCCGAGGTGGTTCCGGTCCGGCTCGGCGGCCTGTACGCGCTCGAACGCCTGGCCCAGGACAACGAAACCCAGCGCCAGACCATCGTCGACATGCTGTGCGCCTACCTGCGGATGCCCTTCCCGCCGCCGGACACCGGGCAGCCGGAGGAAGCCGAGCGCGCCGCGCAGGAACGTCAGGTCCGCCTGACCGCCCAGACCGTCCTGGCCCGGCACCTGCGTCCCGGCCCCGATCCGGCCGGCCCGCCGGTCACGTTCTGGCCGGACACCGACGTCGACCTGGCCGGCGCCCAGCTGGCCGACTTCGACTTCGCGGGCTGCCGGCTCCGGACCGGGCGGTTCTCCGGTGCCCGGTTCGCCGGGCCCGCCACGTTCGCCGGAGCGCAGTTCGGCGGCGACGCCCTGTTCGCCGGGACTTCGTTCGCCGACGCCGTCCGATTCGACCGCGTCAGCTTCGACGGCGACGCTCCCTTCGAGAAGTCGGAATTCCTCGCCCCGGCCCGGTTCGACGGCGCGCAGTGGGCGCGCGAGACCCGGTTCGAGGAAGCCCGGTTCGCCGCCGGGGTGCGGTTCGGCAAAGCGGTGTTCCGCGGGGCGTCGTTGTTCACCCGAACGAGCGTTTTCGGCGGCGCGGAGTTCGGCGGGGCCGCCTTCGCCGACGAAGCGGTGTTCGAGGAGGCGCGGTTCGACGGCCGGACGTCGTTCTCCGAAGCGAAGTTCGCCGGGAAGGCGGAGTTCGGCAAGGCGGTGTTCGGCGGAGCCGCGACGTTCGCCAAGGCGGTTTTCGACGGTCCCGGCTGGTTCACCCATGCCGGCTTCGGCGGGGCCGACTTCGGCAACGTCCGCTTCGCCGGCGGTGGCTGGTTCCACGACGCGCGGTTCGCCGGCAACGCGTCGTTCGACTCCACCGCCTTCGCAGGCGGTGTGTCGTTCGCCGGGGCGCGGTTCGGCGGCCGGGCGTCCTTCCACCAGGCGAAATTCGAGAGGCCGGTCGAAAACACCTTCGTCCTGGACGACGACGGGCAGCCCCCGTTGTTCGAACGCACCGTGTTCGGCGGCTCCGTCACCTTCGACCGGGCGACGTTCCTGCTGCGGGTCGACGACCTGGCCACGGCATGGGCCCGGCTGGACCGGTTCGGAAAAGAGAACGAGCCGGTGTGGCCGCCGGGCTGGACGCTCCGGCGGGCCGGCGACCGCCCGGACGGTGTCGACGAAGGGATTTGGGGACACCCCGGCTGA
- a CDS encoding RecQ family ATP-dependent DNA helicase gives MAPKGRRDELQRIAAEKFGWPELSGEQLEAMAQVMAGHDVLAVLPTGAGKSAIYQVPALLLDGPTVVVSPLIALQNDQIQGIEDSRAPEAVALNSTQRAAEREHAWEALRKGRAEYLFLSPEQLAGDELLEAVAELGVSLFVVDEAHCVSAWGHDFRPDYLRLGPVIERLGHPRVIALTATAALPVRADIVDRLGLRDHREVLASFDRPNLRLGVDPLTTDADKRQAVITRTRALTADAATRPGLLYVSSRKDAETYAEELAAAGVRVAAYHAGMKAADREAVHERFLDDDLDAVVATSAFGMGIDKADLRFVLHASAPESLDTYYQQIGRAGRDGEPAEITLYYRPQDLGLQKFLTAAKAPEQALEEVATTLEGHDEPLKPAELGKELDVSAAQRTRAVNLLEQTGAVGVTEDGRLEYRDPDLAPEQAVEQGVEVAETHQRLIRSRIEMMRGYAETTGCRRQFLLGYFGEQLPRPCGNCDTCIAGTAEQQPSGDGAFPVNTAVRHAEWGRGVVMSAGDDRLTVLFDEHGYKTLSAAAVRENSVLTAAD, from the coding sequence ATGGCGCCCAAGGGAAGACGTGACGAGCTGCAGCGGATCGCGGCGGAGAAGTTCGGCTGGCCGGAGCTGTCCGGCGAGCAGCTCGAGGCGATGGCGCAGGTGATGGCGGGCCACGACGTGCTCGCCGTGCTGCCCACCGGCGCGGGGAAGTCGGCGATCTACCAGGTCCCCGCCCTGCTGCTGGACGGCCCGACGGTGGTGGTGTCGCCGCTGATCGCCCTGCAGAACGACCAGATCCAGGGCATCGAGGACAGCCGCGCCCCGGAGGCGGTCGCCCTCAACTCCACGCAGCGCGCGGCCGAGCGGGAACACGCGTGGGAGGCGCTGCGGAAGGGACGGGCGGAGTACCTGTTCCTGTCCCCGGAGCAGCTGGCCGGCGACGAGCTGCTCGAGGCCGTCGCCGAGCTCGGCGTTTCGCTGTTCGTGGTGGACGAGGCCCACTGCGTCTCGGCGTGGGGGCACGACTTCCGGCCGGACTACCTGCGGCTCGGCCCGGTGATCGAGCGGCTCGGCCACCCGCGCGTGATCGCGCTGACGGCGACCGCGGCGCTGCCCGTGCGCGCCGACATCGTCGACCGGCTGGGTCTGCGCGACCACCGGGAGGTCCTGGCCAGTTTCGATCGCCCCAACCTGCGTCTCGGGGTGGATCCGCTGACCACCGACGCCGACAAGCGGCAGGCCGTGATCACGCGGACGCGCGCGCTGACCGCGGATGCCGCCACCCGGCCCGGACTCCTGTACGTGAGCAGCCGCAAGGACGCCGAAACCTACGCCGAGGAACTCGCCGCGGCCGGCGTGCGCGTGGCGGCGTACCACGCGGGGATGAAGGCGGCCGACCGCGAAGCGGTCCACGAGCGGTTCCTCGACGACGACCTGGACGCGGTGGTGGCCACCTCCGCGTTCGGCATGGGGATCGACAAGGCGGACCTGCGGTTCGTCCTGCACGCCTCCGCGCCGGAGTCGCTCGACACGTACTACCAGCAGATCGGCCGCGCGGGCCGGGACGGCGAGCCGGCCGAAATCACGCTGTACTACCGGCCGCAGGACCTCGGCCTGCAGAAGTTCCTCACCGCCGCCAAGGCACCCGAGCAGGCGCTGGAGGAGGTCGCCACCACCCTCGAAGGGCACGACGAGCCCCTCAAACCCGCCGAGCTGGGCAAGGAGCTGGACGTCTCCGCCGCCCAGCGCACCCGGGCGGTCAACCTGCTCGAACAGACCGGCGCGGTCGGCGTCACCGAGGACGGGCGCCTCGAATACCGCGATCCGGACCTGGCCCCCGAGCAGGCCGTCGAGCAGGGGGTCGAGGTCGCCGAGACCCACCAGCGGCTGATCCGGTCGCGCATCGAGATGATGCGCGGCTACGCCGAGACCACCGGCTGCCGGCGGCAGTTCCTCCTCGGCTACTTCGGAGAGCAGCTCCCACGGCCCTGCGGCAACTGCGACACCTGCATCGCCGGCACCGCCGAGCAGCAGCCGTCCGGCGACGGCGCGTTCCCGGTCAACACCGCCGTCCGGCACGCGGAGTGGGGTCGCGGCGTCGTGATGTCCGCCGGCGACGACCGGCTGACCGTCCTGTTCGACGAGCACGGCTACAAGACGCTGTCCGCGGCCGCCGTCCGCGAGAACTCCGTGCTCACCGCCGCCGACTGA
- a CDS encoding maleylpyruvate isomerase family mycothiol-dependent enzyme, translating to MSELVDRTIAVLRAEHDRLAGLVRTRTDDQLAATGGAAEWTVAQVLSRLGSGAEIGRAPIARALGETVPAEDNPTIWARWDASAPRVQAEGFLEHNGRWLETVEALTSEQRSSLTVDLGFLPEPVPLLTALGMRLSEVANHSWDVRVAFDPDAGVDAGSAAVLVELLTGPLGFMLGFLAKPAELAQPVSVAVPGAGLVIDDAVTVVPRVESPSATFTGPAEAFVRLLSGRLKPPYEGGVTVEGSVTLDELRRVFPGF from the coding sequence ATGAGTGAACTCGTGGACCGTACGATCGCCGTCCTCCGCGCCGAGCACGACCGGCTCGCCGGACTCGTGCGCACCCGCACCGACGACCAGCTCGCCGCGACCGGCGGCGCCGCGGAGTGGACCGTGGCCCAGGTCCTTTCCCGCCTGGGCAGCGGCGCGGAGATCGGCCGCGCGCCCATCGCGCGGGCGCTCGGCGAAACCGTGCCGGCCGAAGACAACCCGACGATCTGGGCGCGCTGGGACGCGTCCGCGCCGCGCGTGCAGGCCGAGGGCTTCCTGGAGCACAACGGCCGCTGGCTGGAAACGGTCGAGGCGCTCACGTCCGAGCAGCGTTCGTCGCTCACCGTCGACCTCGGCTTCCTGCCGGAGCCGGTGCCGCTGCTGACCGCGCTGGGCATGCGGCTCAGCGAGGTGGCCAACCACTCGTGGGACGTGCGCGTGGCGTTCGACCCGGACGCCGGGGTGGACGCCGGCTCGGCGGCGGTGCTCGTGGAGCTGCTGACCGGGCCGCTGGGCTTCATGCTGGGCTTCCTCGCGAAGCCGGCGGAACTCGCGCAGCCGGTGTCCGTCGCCGTCCCGGGCGCGGGCCTGGTGATCGACGACGCCGTGACGGTGGTGCCACGGGTGGAGTCGCCGTCCGCGACGTTCACCGGGCCGGCGGAGGCGTTCGTCCGGCTGCTCAGCGGGCGGCTCAAGCCACCGTACGAGGGCGGCGTCACGGTCGAAGGTAGCGTCACGCTCGACGAGCTGCGCCGGGTGTTTCCCGGCTTCTGA